A single genomic interval of Zobellia nedashkovskayae harbors:
- a CDS encoding peptidase associated/transthyretin-like domain-containing protein, whose product MKPLHKLFSVSVLAMVGTMSQAQFSLEGHVYSKNGDVSATHVLNTTSNRATITTTDGFFDIEVQLNDTLVFSAVQFKKKEIVVTTAILGSKLLVVPLEEVLTQLEEVVVTPYSLTGDMSRDLNRVPVGSVITSQSLGLENRKARRRPDGVGETLRLNKYLDLASGYDTVTFKPKISHNLKLVRIYDDLSGKTKDLKKYATLEKEVGQIDEIRLFFTDFVFMNTLKIPEHKINDFLNYCMIDADFKELANAGDMASLYKLMSQKSLVYRKNNGLD is encoded by the coding sequence ATGAAACCATTGCATAAATTATTTTCTGTAAGTGTTTTGGCAATGGTGGGAACCATGTCTCAAGCCCAATTTTCATTAGAAGGACACGTGTATAGTAAGAATGGTGATGTTTCTGCCACACATGTGTTGAATACAACCTCAAATAGAGCCACAATTACAACTACCGATGGTTTTTTTGATATTGAAGTCCAGCTTAATGACACCTTGGTTTTTTCGGCTGTGCAATTCAAAAAGAAAGAAATAGTAGTTACAACAGCTATTTTAGGAAGTAAATTACTGGTAGTTCCCCTAGAGGAAGTCTTAACTCAGTTAGAGGAGGTAGTGGTAACCCCATATAGTTTAACAGGAGATATGAGTAGGGATTTAAATAGAGTTCCTGTTGGTTCAGTAATAACATCTCAATCGTTGGGTTTAGAAAATAGAAAGGCTAGGCGTAGACCTGATGGGGTGGGAGAAACACTTCGATTAAATAAATATCTAGATTTAGCTTCAGGTTATGATACAGTCACTTTTAAGCCAAAAATCTCCCATAATCTAAAGTTAGTGAGGATATATGATGATTTATCCGGGAAGACCAAAGATTTAAAAAAGTATGCGACTTTAGAAAAAGAGGTTGGGCAAATAGATGAGATACGGTTATTTTTTACGGATTTCGTTTTTATGAATACCCTGAAAATTCCAGAACATAAAATTAATGATTTCTTGAACTACTGTATGATTGATGCTGATTTTAAGGAACTCGCAAACGCAGGTGACATGGCTTCGTTATATAAGTTAATGTCACAGAAAAGTCTCGTTTACAGAAAAAACAACGGGTTGGACTAA
- a CDS encoding DUF6702 family protein, with protein sequence MKSFKKFLILLVLPLLAFSAAHKFYVSVTNVNYSEKDKAIQITSRVFIDDLDKLLLERYDVKSKLATEEESPLADEYLEKYLRSKFVIEVNGANASYDYIGKKYDADVVVFYIEVPNIDLETVKSVQIENEMLMDLFEDQQNVVHFKFGFDKKSLVLVKSRTKGMLKL encoded by the coding sequence ATGAAGTCTTTTAAAAAGTTCCTGATATTATTAGTCCTTCCATTGCTAGCGTTTTCGGCTGCACATAAATTTTACGTTAGCGTAACCAACGTAAACTACTCTGAAAAAGACAAGGCAATACAAATTACTTCACGTGTTTTTATAGATGACCTAGATAAATTACTTCTAGAACGGTATGATGTGAAATCTAAATTAGCAACGGAGGAAGAATCACCATTGGCCGATGAATATCTAGAAAAATACCTCCGGTCAAAATTTGTAATAGAGGTAAACGGCGCAAATGCCTCTTATGATTATATTGGTAAGAAGTATGATGCAGATGTAGTTGTTTTTTACATAGAAGTACCCAATATTGACTTAGAAACGGTTAAATCTGTGCAAATTGAGAACGAAATGTTGATGGACCTTTTTGAGGATCAGCAAAATGTAGTGCACTTTAAATTCGGATTTGATAAAAAGAGCCTTGTTTTGGTAAAATCGCGTACTAAAGGAATGTTAAAATTATAA
- a CDS encoding M1 family metallopeptidase: MNRLKYGLASLLFVFASVLMAQEGVNADKEPGHYNQSKFKQLYEEFATPNNYRSASGTPGPEYYQQKADYKMDIELDDKNAKIFGTETITYTNNSPDDLEYLWLQLDQNVRAKTSKSPLRNGGGVPMAEPAGTFAQKYMTEPFDGGFNIDYVKDANGKPLKYTINQTMMRIDIPKPLKSKEQISFSIKWNYNIPDHTINRARSGFEYFAKDGNRAYVIAQFFPRMAVYSDVEGWQNHQFWGSGEFALTFGDYDVNITVPADHVLDATGTLQNRKDIFSKEMMKRYEKAKKSYDKPVVIVTQAEAEEAEKGFSEKKKTWKFRAENVRDYGFATSRKFIWDMQAVKVGSKDVMAVSLYPKEGNPLWEEYSTKAVAHTLKSYSSHTFDYPYPKAISVHAKQQGMEYPMICWNYGRPNEDGTYSDRVKYGMISVIIHEVGHNFFPMIVNSDERQWGWMDEGLDTFMQFMAEQEFGEKFPEAIAPNDKYPSRRGDPSKVVPYMAGDQSTLAPIMSNPENVYQLGPNAYGKPATALNILRETVMGRELFDHAFKTYSHRWMFKHPTPEDFFRTMEDASAVDLDWYWRGWFYTTDFVDIGVKGIKKYYVADKPSKKMEEYMAVRGISEEDLPPLVYLAEEGSDDLDPNLKGNAPSENSQSLKEFMMDNLTADERAAVKEPKYFYEVTYDKPGGIPMPLIVEYTYADGTTKNITYPPEIWRKNDKEVSVVISSQAELTGVIVDPKAETADIDTSNNAWPKKEEKSDFEKMKENAVKGK, translated from the coding sequence ATGAACAGATTAAAGTACGGTCTAGCTTCGTTACTTTTTGTATTTGCCAGTGTTCTTATGGCACAAGAAGGCGTTAATGCAGACAAGGAACCAGGCCATTACAACCAAAGTAAATTCAAACAGTTATACGAAGAGTTCGCAACTCCTAATAATTATCGCTCTGCATCGGGTACTCCGGGTCCGGAATATTATCAACAAAAGGCCGATTATAAGATGGATATTGAGCTTGATGATAAAAATGCAAAGATTTTTGGTACAGAAACAATTACCTATACCAACAACTCACCAGACGACCTGGAATACCTTTGGTTACAATTAGATCAGAATGTACGTGCTAAGACCTCAAAATCTCCACTGCGTAATGGTGGTGGTGTGCCAATGGCAGAACCTGCCGGTACTTTCGCACAGAAATATATGACAGAGCCTTTTGATGGCGGATTCAATATAGACTATGTGAAAGATGCTAACGGAAAACCTTTAAAATATACCATCAACCAAACCATGATGCGTATTGATATTCCAAAACCATTAAAAAGCAAAGAACAGATTTCATTTTCAATAAAATGGAATTATAATATTCCTGATCACACCATAAACAGAGCCCGTTCTGGTTTTGAATATTTCGCTAAAGATGGCAACCGCGCTTATGTTATTGCACAGTTCTTTCCAAGAATGGCGGTATATAGTGATGTAGAAGGCTGGCAGAACCATCAGTTCTGGGGTAGTGGTGAATTTGCCCTTACTTTTGGTGATTATGATGTGAATATTACCGTACCTGCAGATCACGTTTTAGATGCTACGGGAACACTTCAGAATAGAAAAGATATCTTTTCGAAAGAAATGATGAAGCGTTACGAAAAAGCTAAGAAGTCGTATGACAAACCTGTAGTAATCGTAACCCAAGCCGAAGCCGAAGAGGCAGAAAAAGGTTTTTCTGAAAAGAAAAAGACCTGGAAGTTTAGAGCAGAAAACGTAAGAGATTACGGTTTTGCTACTTCAAGAAAATTTATTTGGGATATGCAGGCCGTGAAAGTTGGCAGCAAAGATGTTATGGCAGTTTCGCTATATCCAAAAGAAGGTAACCCGTTATGGGAGGAGTATTCTACTAAAGCGGTAGCGCATACATTAAAATCATACTCTTCACATACGTTTGACTATCCTTATCCTAAAGCAATATCGGTACATGCCAAACAACAAGGTATGGAGTACCCAATGATATGTTGGAACTATGGTCGTCCTAACGAAGATGGTACCTATTCCGATCGTGTAAAATACGGTATGATCAGTGTAATTATTCACGAAGTGGGTCATAACTTTTTTCCAATGATCGTTAATTCTGACGAACGCCAATGGGGTTGGATGGATGAAGGTTTAGATACTTTTATGCAATTCATGGCGGAGCAAGAATTTGGGGAAAAATTTCCAGAAGCAATTGCGCCAAACGATAAGTATCCTTCAAGAAGAGGAGACCCATCTAAAGTTGTTCCTTACATGGCAGGAGATCAGAGTACGCTTGCACCGATCATGTCAAATCCTGAAAATGTGTATCAGTTAGGTCCCAACGCTTATGGTAAGCCAGCTACAGCTTTGAATATTCTACGTGAGACTGTAATGGGTAGAGAGCTTTTTGATCATGCTTTTAAAACATATTCTCACCGTTGGATGTTTAAACACCCAACTCCAGAAGATTTCTTTAGAACTATGGAAGATGCTTCTGCAGTAGACTTAGATTGGTATTGGAGAGGATGGTTCTATACCACGGATTTTGTGGATATAGGTGTAAAAGGAATTAAAAAGTATTATGTAGCGGACAAGCCAAGCAAAAAAATGGAAGAGTATATGGCTGTTCGTGGTATTTCTGAAGAAGATTTACCTCCATTAGTTTATTTGGCAGAGGAAGGAAGCGATGATTTGGACCCTAACTTAAAAGGGAATGCACCTTCTGAAAACTCACAGTCGCTCAAAGAATTTATGATGGATAATTTAACAGCAGACGAAAGAGCAGCTGTTAAGGAGCCTAAGTATTTCTACGAGGTTACTTATGATAAGCCAGGTGGTATACCAATGCCATTAATTGTAGAGTACACCTATGCAGATGGTACTACTAAAAATATTACTTACCCACCTGAAATTTGGAGAAAGAATGATAAAGAAGTAAGTGTGGTGATATCGTCACAGGCAGAACTTACTGGTGTTATTGTTGATCCAAAGGCTGAAACTGCGGACATTGATACGTCTAATAACGCATGGCCTAAGAAAGAAGAGAAATCGGATTTCGAGAAGATGAAAGAAAATGCCGTTAAAGGCAAATAA
- a CDS encoding Sec-independent protein translocase subunit TatA/TatB: MYSLYFLFISGGEIFFIMFIVVMVFGADKIPGIAKGLGKGMRQLKDATEDIKQEIQKSADKQGIDTSFIKDIKKDIDDVKDNITSGIGNDLKKGVSDVKKSVDDVTGSIKRS; the protein is encoded by the coding sequence ATGTATTCATTGTACTTTTTATTCATTAGCGGAGGTGAAATATTCTTTATCATGTTCATCGTGGTAATGGTTTTTGGTGCCGATAAGATTCCTGGCATAGCCAAGGGGCTGGGCAAGGGTATGCGTCAATTAAAAGACGCTACAGAAGATATTAAACAAGAAATTCAAAAGAGTGCAGATAAGCAGGGTATAGATACCAGCTTCATTAAAGACATCAAAAAGGATATAGATGATGTTAAAGACAATATAACTTCAGGAATCGGTAACGACCTTAAAAAAGGAGTAAGCGACGTGAAAAAGAGCGTTGATGATGTTACTGGAAGTATCAAAAGAAGTTAG
- a CDS encoding phosphatase PAP2 family protein — protein MLDRILEWDRETFIYLNNLGIEDYDQFWVIVTHFSTWIPLFILFLVLIFLKYPKKEAVFVVITILLMLFFVSTITDLTKEVVARTRPNNNENINTLIRILKPSSTFSFFSGHSSSSFSVTTIVVLFLRRRFKWCWLFYIWPILFVSSRIFVGVHFPIDIIVGSSVGVFSAWLFYMLYVRLIAPYLGLSRP, from the coding sequence TTGCTTGATCGTATTTTAGAATGGGATAGGGAAACTTTTATTTATCTCAATAATTTAGGCATTGAAGACTATGACCAATTTTGGGTTATCGTCACACACTTCTCCACTTGGATTCCCCTTTTTATTTTATTTCTCGTTTTAATTTTTCTAAAGTATCCAAAGAAAGAAGCTGTCTTTGTGGTCATCACTATTCTGTTAATGTTGTTTTTTGTTTCAACTATAACAGACTTGACCAAAGAGGTCGTGGCACGTACAAGGCCCAATAACAATGAGAATATAAATACGCTGATTCGTATTCTTAAACCATCTTCAACCTTTAGTTTCTTTTCCGGTCATTCTTCTAGTTCTTTTTCGGTGACTACTATTGTAGTGTTGTTTTTAAGAAGACGTTTTAAATGGTGCTGGCTGTTCTATATCTGGCCAATACTTTTTGTATCCAGTCGTATTTTTGTTGGAGTACATTTTCCTATAGATATCATTGTGGGATCATCTGTAGGTGTTTTCTCGGCGTGGCTTTTCTATATGCTATACGTTCGCCTTATCGCACCCTACTTAGGGTTAAGCCGTCCCTAA
- a CDS encoding O-methyltransferase, whose protein sequence is MHFLSSDLEDYIQNHSEKEPKLLQELTRETHLKVVRPRMLTGHFQGRVLSVLSKIIYPKNILEIGTYTGYSALCLAEGMQKDGQLHTIDINEELQDIQERYFSRSAYKDQIIQHIGDAKNIIPKLETTFDLVFIDAEKKDYPDYFELVMEKTRPGSVILSDNVLWSGKVVEPVDKKDKVTPILLDFNKKLKEDPRIETVLLPIRDGLTLSRVR, encoded by the coding sequence ATGCATTTCTTATCTTCAGATTTAGAGGATTACATTCAAAATCACTCAGAGAAAGAACCCAAATTGCTTCAGGAACTTACTAGGGAGACACATCTTAAGGTAGTGCGCCCACGTATGCTTACAGGTCATTTTCAAGGCAGAGTATTGAGTGTATTATCAAAAATAATCTATCCTAAGAATATTCTTGAAATAGGCACTTATACAGGCTACTCAGCCCTTTGCCTTGCAGAAGGTATGCAGAAAGACGGCCAGTTGCACACCATAGATATTAATGAGGAACTCCAAGATATTCAGGAACGCTATTTTTCACGTAGTGCGTACAAGGACCAAATTATACAGCATATTGGCGATGCTAAAAACATCATACCAAAACTTGAAACTACCTTTGACCTTGTTTTTATTGATGCTGAAAAAAAGGATTACCCTGATTATTTTGAACTGGTCATGGAAAAGACTCGGCCAGGTAGTGTTATACTATCTGATAATGTATTATGGTCCGGTAAAGTAGTTGAGCCTGTAGATAAAAAAGATAAGGTGACACCTATTCTGTTAGACTTCAACAAAAAATTAAAAGAAGACCCACGAATAGAAACAGTATTACTGCCTATTAGGGACGGCTTAACCCTAAGTAGGGTGCGATAA
- a CDS encoding GNAT family N-acetyltransferase yields MNEFITRSAVLDDLNTLLEFEQGIIAFERPFDPTLKEDPISYYDLGELITSDEAEVVVIEHEGQLVASGYAKIRKSKSYLEHEAYSYLGFMYTDANFRGQGLNKKVVEALKDWSKSKGISEIRLTVYDDNAGAIRAYEKVGFKAHIVEMRIVNPK; encoded by the coding sequence ATGAATGAATTTATAACACGAAGTGCGGTACTAGACGATTTAAATACTTTACTAGAATTTGAACAAGGCATCATTGCTTTTGAAAGACCTTTTGACCCAACCCTAAAAGAAGACCCTATCAGTTACTATGATTTGGGTGAATTAATTACAAGTGATGAGGCAGAGGTTGTGGTAATTGAACACGAAGGACAACTTGTTGCTTCGGGGTATGCTAAAATTAGAAAATCCAAATCGTATTTGGAACATGAAGCATATAGCTATCTAGGTTTTATGTATACGGATGCTAATTTTAGAGGCCAAGGGCTAAATAAAAAAGTGGTAGAAGCGCTAAAGGATTGGTCTAAGTCGAAAGGTATTTCTGAAATACGTCTTACCGTGTACGATGATAATGCTGGAGCCATTAGAGCTTATGAAAAAGTAGGTTTTAAGGCGCACATTGTTGAGATGAGAATTGTTAACCCAAAGTAG
- the kynU gene encoding kynureninase, protein MKFENTLAFAQKLDGEDKLRSYRDEFYFPKVNGKQVIYFTGNSLGLQPKRTQRFVDEIMTDWKNLAVEGHFHSEKPWWDYHEQLAAPLAKVVGAKTEEVSVMNTLTVNLHLLMVTFYRPTSKRYKILCEEKAFPSDQYMLQSQVRHHGLDPDDTLVEVKKREGENFWRTEDVLQKIEELGDELALVLIGGVNYYNGQVFDMETITKAGKAVGANVGWDLAHGAGNIELKLHDWDADFAAWCSYKYMNSGPGNASGVFIHERHLNKKDIPRFEGWWGTKKETRFLMKPEFEPMANADAWQLSNPPVLSVAPYLASLEMFEEVGMDALMDKRDRIVAYLEFVLQEIDAEMDGTSFEIITPKDRGTQLSVFLHGQGKSLFDYLMKNGVITDWREPNVIRLAPAPFYCSYEDMYRFGQILKEGIKTV, encoded by the coding sequence ATGAAATTTGAGAACACCTTAGCGTTTGCCCAAAAACTAGATGGCGAAGATAAATTACGAAGCTATCGTGATGAATTCTACTTTCCTAAAGTGAACGGGAAACAGGTTATCTATTTTACAGGAAACTCGCTCGGATTACAACCCAAAAGAACTCAAAGGTTTGTTGATGAGATCATGACGGATTGGAAGAATCTTGCTGTAGAAGGTCATTTTCATTCAGAAAAACCTTGGTGGGATTATCATGAGCAGTTAGCTGCTCCATTAGCAAAAGTGGTAGGGGCAAAGACAGAAGAGGTTTCCGTAATGAACACCCTTACGGTAAACCTTCACCTTTTGATGGTCACTTTTTATAGGCCTACAAGCAAACGTTATAAAATACTTTGTGAGGAGAAGGCATTTCCATCGGATCAATATATGTTGCAAAGTCAGGTGAGGCATCATGGTCTTGATCCGGACGATACTTTGGTTGAGGTAAAGAAAAGAGAAGGTGAAAATTTCTGGCGTACCGAAGATGTTTTGCAAAAAATTGAGGAGTTAGGTGATGAACTAGCTCTAGTTCTTATAGGTGGAGTTAATTATTACAACGGTCAGGTTTTTGACATGGAAACCATTACCAAAGCCGGTAAGGCTGTTGGTGCCAATGTGGGTTGGGATTTGGCACACGGAGCAGGTAATATTGAATTGAAATTGCACGATTGGGATGCAGATTTTGCAGCATGGTGTAGTTATAAATATATGAATAGTGGCCCTGGTAATGCTTCAGGTGTTTTTATACATGAACGTCATCTGAATAAAAAGGACATTCCTAGATTTGAGGGCTGGTGGGGAACTAAAAAGGAAACTAGGTTTTTAATGAAACCCGAATTTGAACCCATGGCAAATGCCGATGCATGGCAGTTGAGTAATCCTCCGGTATTATCTGTGGCACCTTATTTGGCTTCTTTGGAGATGTTTGAGGAAGTGGGTATGGATGCCTTGATGGATAAAAGAGACCGTATCGTAGCTTATCTAGAATTTGTTCTTCAAGAAATAGACGCCGAAATGGATGGGACTTCTTTTGAGATTATTACGCCTAAAGATAGAGGTACACAGTTGTCCGTTTTTCTTCACGGACAAGGTAAGTCACTTTTTGATTACTTAATGAAAAACGGTGTCATTACAGATTGGCGTGAACCCAATGTAATCCGTCTAGCCCCAGCACCATTTTATTGCTCATATGAAGATATGTATCGTTTTGGTCAAATCTTAAAAGAAGGTATTAAGACGGTATAA